The Chitinophaga pinensis DSM 2588 region TAAGCCCCAGGTGCTGAGGTGTGTGAAGATGGATTCAATATAATGTAACATAACATAGTTGTTTTAAGTGCCTCAGCGGCATTGTTAAATACAATTCTTACCTGCTCACCTTTGCTGTTGCTGCCTGTTGTTTCCAGGGCCGCTGTCCTGAGATCTTAAAGGACAGTAACATCAGCAGTACCGGTAGTGCGAACAGAAAGATGCTGATCAGTGCATCCCTGGTAATTTTGTTTCGGGTGACTTTATCCAGTTTCATAAAAATCTGTTTAAGCAAAAAACCAGTGTTGTATCAGCCATAATACACCACCAACGACAAATAAGGGTATCAGAAAAACAATAATCCCTACAATGATTTTCCTGATCAATAGCAGAATGTCCTGTACAATCATAGTATTATCATTTTGCAGCGGCACTGAATGCCTTTTTTGAATTAATTAGCCTTGCGCGGAATACATCCTCCCAATCGATAAACGGATAGATATTATACTTTTTCGCATTGGCTTCAAACAATTGTTTCAATTCTGCCAGTTTCTCCGGATACTTCTCCGCCAGGTTCACGCGCTCATTAAAGTCTTCATTCAGATTATACAGCTCCCATACATCCTTGTCAAAGTTTTTTGCAGGTACCTGCTTGGCACTACCGGAATAATCATTCAGTTCCACCATATCAGGATGATGTGCAGCGCCTGCCTTCCATCCGTCTTTATAAATCGCGCGGGAGCCAAATATGTAGTAGTACTGTTCGGTATGACGGGAAGGTGCACTGGCATTTTCAAAAGAATATACCAGCGAAGTACCATGGAGACTATCCTGTTTGACTCCTTTGATTTCCTGCGGGAATGGTATTTTCAGGAATTCCAGTGTCGTCGGCAGCAGGTCTGACACATAGCCATATTGTGTACGGATGCCTTTTTCCTTGATTCCCTTAGGATAAAAGACGATCAGCGGATTACGGGTTCCTCCTTCAGAATTGGCATCCTGTTTCCAGTATTTAAACGGCGTATTGGAAGCCTGTGCCCATCCTAAAGGATAGTTGGCGTCAGAAGCCGGTGTACCAATCTCGCTGATATGTGCCTCATTGAACAACCTGGCCGAATCGCGGGTCAGTCCTTTGTTTCTTCTCGGCGTATAAGCCTTTGAAACCGTTCCTTCCTGGGTACCTTCCTTGCTGCCACCATTATCGCCCAGCACCACAAAGATCAGGGTGTTGTCCAGCTGATTGATAGAACGCAGGTAGTTAATTACACGACTTACTTCATGGTCGGTATAAGTCAGATAACCGGCATATATCTCCATAAAGCGGGCATACAGTTTCTGCTGATCCGGCTTGAGGGTATTCCATGCCTGTATATCTTCATTTCGTTCCGGCAGTTTTGCATTCGCAGGAATGATACCCTGCTTCTTCTGATTGGCAAAGACCTGTTCCCTGAACACATCCCATCCACCATCAAATTTTCCTTTATAACGATCGCTCCATTCAGGCGTCACCTGGTGCGGCGCATGTGTAGCGCCGGGTGCATAATACAGGAAGAAGGGCTTGTCAGGCGCCGCTTTCTTCTGGCGGGCGATATAACTGATGGCTTTATCCGTGATCTGCTCACTCAGGTGTCTGCCATCTGGTTTGATATTCACGTTGTCTTCCACCAGGGCCGGTTTATATTGGTCGGTCTCCGATCCCAGGAAACCAAAGAAGTGTTCGAATCCCTTACCTGAAGGCCAGCGGTCGAAAGGACCTGCATCAGAGGTATCCTCGTCAGGCGTCAGACCATATTTACCCACCGCAAAGGTGTTGTAACCGCTCTCTTTCAGGATTTCTGCGATAGTCCCTGAACTGGAAGGAATACGTCCGTCATAACCAGGGAAACCTGCTGAAGAGAAGTAATGTGCAAACCCGCCCATATGCACCGCATGATGGTTCCTGCCGGTCATCAGTGCTGCCCTGGTAGGGGCGCAGATCGCGGCAGTATGGAAATTGGTATAACGCAGGCCGTTATTCGCCAGACTATCAAATGTCGGTGTACTGATCACACCGCCAAATGTACTGGTGGCTCCGAAACCTACATCATCCAGGAGTATCCAGATCACATTGGGTGACCCTGCAGCTGGCTTTACCGGCGCCGGCCACCATTCTTTTGAGTCCGCCAGGGTACGGCCCACCGTACCCTGATAAGGTTGCTGGGCCTTCAGCGCTAGCCCGCTTACAAGTATCACTGTGCTTAAAGTGAAGAATTTCATGTCGTGTAATTGTTGTTTATATGGTTTTGATTACCAGCCAGGATTATTGGTGAGTTGATTGTTGATGTCTATTTCGGCCTGCGGGATCGGGAAAAGGGTATCCTTCAAGGCAGCGCCCGTTTTAGCCGGCAGCTTCTTTAAAGCATCATACAGGTAACTGCCCCCTCTTCTCGACAGATCAAACCAGCGGTTTCCTTCCTGTATAAACTCTTTCCTTCTCTCCAGGAAGACAGAATCGCGAAAATCAGCCTGATTTAGCCCCTGTGTCAATCCGGCGACACTTGCCCTTGCCCTTACGGCATTAATAGCTGTATAAGCCTCCGTAGTAGGATTTCCTGCGATTTCATTCAGGACCTCGGCTTTCAGCAGGAGTATATCCGCATATCTGATTACCGGATAATTAATTCCACTCTGTGCCTGGTTATTCAGGGGAGTGATGGAATAGTCAATGAATTTGCCGAAACGGGCCGGACTGAAGGTGACATAATTGCCGGTAGCTGCATTGTAGATCCGCGTCAGGAAGGTCACATCCCTCCTGTTATCCGTAGCAGCGAATAACTGGAACAAGGTGCTGTCAGCCGGCAGGTCGCCAGGATAAACAGCTGCATTAAATGAGGAGAAATTACCACTGCTCAGGGACTGCGTACTATTCTTGGCCCCCAGGTTCGTGCCGAATTGTACAGAGAAGATATGCTCCTTCCCATTCTTCGTTGCCTGCTGAAACACCTCTGAAAATTTATCAAACAGCGCATACCCATATCCGCCATTGATCACTTCATTGATCTCTGTCAGGGCTTTGCTCCATTCCCGGCGTGTCACATATACCTTCGCCAGTATCGCATGAGCAGCGCCGCTGGTTGCCCGGCCAATGTCTCCCCCGGTATAGGTCTTCGGTAACAAAGTCGCATCTGTCAGATCCCGGATCACCTGCGCATATACACTGTCCTTAGGAGACCGCTTCACCTGTTGCGCCTTTACATCGATATTGGTCGGATCATGTAATATCAAAGGCGCATCTCCCCAGAAACGCACGATATTGAAATACAGGAGTCCCCTTATAAACTTCGCTTCCCTTACCAATCCTGCCCGCTGAGCAGTATCAAAGTCGATGGAAGGAATATTATCTATCGCCACATTAGCGCGACTGATGCCAAAGTAATGCTGCTGCCAGTTCTTCTTGATCCTGTCATTCGCAGGTACATAAGTTGCGGTTCCTAATGCACGGACATCAGTATTGGTGTTCGACGGACTAAACACCTGATCATCGCTGCCATTACCGGTCAGCAGATTCATATTCCTGCCATACATCGGAAAGTCGCCGGCAGCATCTGTATTCAGCGTACTATACACCGCCGCAACAGCAGCGATAGCATCCGCCTTCGTTTTATAGAATTGTGAAGAAGTAATCAGGGAAGACGCCGACTCATCCAGTTTGTTGCAGGACGCAGCCATAGTACCTGTTACCAGTAATATGATAGCTAGTCTTTTCATTGTGTTGATTTTAAAAGAAAACAGGTTATCAGAAGGTTACACCCAATCCGACGAGATAACTTTTCGAAGCAGGATAGGCGCCATAATCAATACCCTGCTTGGTATTGTCGCTATCAAAGAAGTTCACCTCCGGATCCAGCCCTGTGTAGTTGGTCCAGGTCAGGATATTCTGTGCAGTGACATAAATGCGTAACTGGTTGACATGGATCCTTTCCAGTACCGATTTAGGCAGATTATATCCGAGCGACAGGTTTTTCAGTTTTACAAAGGAGCCGTCTTCTATATAGCGGTCTGTTACCTGTGCCACCGGTGCATTGGTTGCACGGGCCACTTTACCGTTCGGATTACTTTCACTGTACCTGTCCAGCAAGGTTGCAGATGCATTCAGTGATAATGTCGGGATTTCCAGTTTCTGTTGCAGGAAGTTGAAGATCTTATTACCATGGCTTCCCTGGAATACAAACGAGAGATCAAAGGCCTTATAGTTCAATGTATTGGTCAGGCCGAAAGTCAGCTTAGGCTGCGCGCTGCCAAGATCATGTTTATCTGCCGTACTGATTACACCATCGCTATTCGTATCAACATACCTGGTATCCCCTGCCTGTTGCGATACGCCGGATAATACCGGAATACCCTTTACCAGGTCTTCCTTCGTGATCAGACCATTTGTATTGTAGCCCCAGAAACTACCTACGGGTAAACCGACTTTCACAATCACCGGAGAGACATAGCCTGTGGGTGCTAAAGGAA contains the following coding sequences:
- a CDS encoding sulfatase-like hydrolase/transferase → MKFFTLSTVILVSGLALKAQQPYQGTVGRTLADSKEWWPAPVKPAAGSPNVIWILLDDVGFGATSTFGGVISTPTFDSLANNGLRYTNFHTAAICAPTRAALMTGRNHHAVHMGGFAHYFSSAGFPGYDGRIPSSSGTIAEILKESGYNTFAVGKYGLTPDEDTSDAGPFDRWPSGKGFEHFFGFLGSETDQYKPALVEDNVNIKPDGRHLSEQITDKAISYIARQKKAAPDKPFFLYYAPGATHAPHQVTPEWSDRYKGKFDGGWDVFREQVFANQKKQGIIPANAKLPERNEDIQAWNTLKPDQQKLYARFMEIYAGYLTYTDHEVSRVINYLRSINQLDNTLIFVVLGDNGGSKEGTQEGTVSKAYTPRRNKGLTRDSARLFNEAHISEIGTPASDANYPLGWAQASNTPFKYWKQDANSEGGTRNPLIVFYPKGIKEKGIRTQYGYVSDLLPTTLEFLKIPFPQEIKGVKQDSLHGTSLVYSFENASAPSRHTEQYYYIFGSRAIYKDGWKAGAAHHPDMVELNDYSGSAKQVPAKNFDKDVWELYNLNEDFNERVNLAEKYPEKLAELKQLFEANAKKYNIYPFIDWEDVFRARLINSKKAFSAAAK
- a CDS encoding RagB/SusD family nutrient uptake outer membrane protein; translated protein: MKRLAIILLVTGTMAASCNKLDESASSLITSSQFYKTKADAIAAVAAVYSTLNTDAAGDFPMYGRNMNLLTGNGSDDQVFSPSNTNTDVRALGTATYVPANDRIKKNWQQHYFGISRANVAIDNIPSIDFDTAQRAGLVREAKFIRGLLYFNIVRFWGDAPLILHDPTNIDVKAQQVKRSPKDSVYAQVIRDLTDATLLPKTYTGGDIGRATSGAAHAILAKVYVTRREWSKALTEINEVINGGYGYALFDKFSEVFQQATKNGKEHIFSVQFGTNLGAKNSTQSLSSGNFSSFNAAVYPGDLPADSTLFQLFAATDNRRDVTFLTRIYNAATGNYVTFSPARFGKFIDYSITPLNNQAQSGINYPVIRYADILLLKAEVLNEIAGNPTTEAYTAINAVRARASVAGLTQGLNQADFRDSVFLERRKEFIQEGNRWFDLSRRGGSYLYDALKKLPAKTGAALKDTLFPIPQAEIDINNQLTNNPGW